A single region of the Undibacterium piscinae genome encodes:
- a CDS encoding DUF3391 domain-containing protein produces the protein MFVYLDMGWMDHPFPVNNFEIRNQEQIAVIRSLGLERLRYSPDKSSPDLSQPPPVTANVSTPVARTESPKAAEARLRREMLAGQHSSLLACERQFGLAAQTFKQVAETIHAQPLLARDQTQALIQGFLAGVLGEEEAAIRLLSEKAGEKTSLHSINVTVISLLLGKSLQLSKPQMLELGIGALLHDIGKIELPDRLRWQDEQYSTGERQLYQGHVLHGVNLARKMELSPSAMLLIAQHHEHIDGTGYPSAIHGEKMSPLSSIVALANRYDNLCNPGNPALAITPHEALSQVFTQNKAQFHAPTMTAFIRMMGVYPPGSVVQLTDERYALVVAVNSARPLKPRVVIHNSEIPRDDALVINLEHEPQLGIRRSLKPLQLPKAAYDYLSPRKRLCYFFERGMELPAPGAAL, from the coding sequence ATGTTCGTTTATCTGGATATGGGCTGGATGGATCATCCGTTTCCGGTGAATAATTTCGAGATCCGAAATCAAGAACAAATTGCCGTCATCCGCTCTCTGGGTCTGGAACGTCTGCGTTACTCACCGGATAAAAGTAGCCCCGATCTTAGTCAGCCACCGCCCGTCACTGCCAATGTGTCAACGCCTGTAGCCCGTACCGAATCCCCCAAAGCAGCCGAAGCACGCCTGCGCCGCGAAATGCTTGCGGGTCAGCACTCTAGCTTGCTCGCCTGTGAACGCCAGTTTGGCTTGGCTGCGCAAACATTTAAGCAGGTCGCAGAAACTATTCATGCGCAACCACTGCTTGCCAGAGATCAGACTCAGGCATTAATTCAAGGATTTCTGGCCGGGGTCTTAGGAGAGGAAGAAGCGGCAATCCGCCTGCTGTCCGAAAAAGCCGGAGAAAAAACTTCCCTGCATTCTATTAATGTCACCGTAATATCGCTATTGCTTGGTAAATCCTTGCAATTGAGTAAGCCTCAAATGCTGGAATTGGGCATAGGTGCCTTGCTGCATGACATAGGAAAAATCGAACTACCCGACCGGCTGCGCTGGCAAGATGAACAATACAGTACGGGCGAACGGCAGCTGTATCAGGGTCACGTGCTACACGGTGTCAATCTGGCGCGTAAGATGGAATTATCCCCCAGTGCCATGTTGCTAATCGCCCAACACCACGAACATATAGACGGTACAGGCTACCCAAGCGCCATTCACGGTGAGAAGATGTCCCCGCTCAGCAGTATCGTGGCATTGGCTAATCGTTATGACAATCTGTGCAATCCCGGCAACCCTGCGTTGGCGATTACGCCGCATGAGGCCTTGTCTCAGGTATTTACCCAAAACAAGGCGCAGTTTCATGCACCAACCATGACTGCTTTTATCCGCATGATGGGAGTGTATCCTCCGGGATCGGTGGTTCAACTGACTGATGAGCGCTATGCCCTGGTAGTGGCGGTCAATTCAGCGCGCCCTCTCAAGCCACGCGTGGTAATCCACAACTCCGAGATCCCGCGCGATGACGCGCTTGTCATTAATCTGGAACACGAACCTCAGCTTGGCATACGCCGTAGCCTGAAGCCCTTGCAACTGCCCAAAGCGGCTTATGATTATCTATCGCCACGCAAGCGCCTCTGTTACTTTTTTGAACGCGGCATGGAATTACCTGCGCCCGGAGCAGCCTTATGA
- a CDS encoding RNA polymerase sigma factor gives MQDHHAQLLACIPRLRRYARALVGDREGADDLVQDTMERGWHKLATWRQGSDMRAWLFSIMHNLRLDQLRKPVLPTELLDEETPMPMVAASQSHGLELRDLQSALALLPLEQREILLLVALEEMGYEEVAQTLGIPLGTVMSRLSRGREKLRALMEGRNVVSPLKVVK, from the coding sequence ATGCAAGATCACCATGCACAATTGCTGGCCTGTATTCCCCGCCTGCGACGTTATGCGCGCGCGCTGGTGGGCGACCGGGAGGGTGCTGACGACCTGGTACAAGACACCATGGAACGCGGCTGGCATAAGCTCGCCACATGGCGGCAGGGCAGTGACATGCGCGCCTGGTTGTTTAGCATCATGCATAACCTGCGCCTCGATCAGTTGCGCAAACCCGTGTTGCCTACCGAATTGCTGGATGAGGAGACGCCGATGCCTATGGTTGCTGCCAGCCAGAGCCACGGCCTGGAGTTACGCGATTTGCAGTCGGCGCTGGCGCTGCTGCCGCTTGAGCAGCGCGAGATCTTGCTGCTGGTAGCGTTGGAAGAAATGGGTTACGAAGAAGTGGCACAGACGCTGGGAATACCGCTCGGTACGGTGATGTCGCGGCTGTCGCGTGGCCGTGAGAAACTGCGTGCCCTGATGGAAGGCCGCAACGTGGTGTCGCCGCTTAAAGTGGTTAAATAG
- a CDS encoding MFS transporter, whose protein sequence is MHSQTEFDWRSIGALNTVSTLAQVGQFGIAFVVLPVWLVEQGLNASQLGMFAASLWLGQLPGLGFAPWLCKRFGDKQVILAGLFSTLLALSCAALVGWPFWLIAGALAGFGLGLRWIALEPWLYLIAPAHARGRLVGFHETLIALAPIVAPLLAAYFGIHGKAIFWIGAGFTLAAIVPLCLARSATIQTHQPGTGVSGTSTGGARMKAAIAQIFRQPRDHIFKQGIVIALLGGMSEAALSGLFAIFAQERGYAVLQITDLLALFGVGGLLLQYPVGWLTDHTSLGTAAISCALGTVLVALCMSLPLAYLPMQVAVFLLGGFITAFLTMALIASTTTGSGDMAQNVSLLSMLYTLSAVAGPLIAGLVMQTSHADALMWLIALAALSMASILALYGRNSRTR, encoded by the coding sequence ATGCATAGTCAAACCGAGTTTGACTGGCGCAGCATAGGCGCTTTGAATACCGTCTCGACCCTGGCGCAAGTGGGGCAATTTGGCATCGCCTTTGTGGTGCTGCCGGTATGGTTGGTTGAGCAGGGTTTAAATGCCTCGCAACTGGGCATGTTCGCCGCTTCCTTGTGGCTGGGGCAGTTGCCCGGTTTGGGCTTTGCGCCTTGGTTGTGCAAGCGTTTTGGCGATAAACAAGTGATACTCGCTGGCTTGTTTTCTACCCTGCTGGCGCTGAGCTGCGCGGCCTTGGTGGGCTGGCCGTTTTGGCTGATCGCGGGGGCGCTGGCTGGCTTCGGTCTTGGCTTGCGCTGGATCGCCTTAGAGCCCTGGTTGTATCTGATTGCGCCAGCTCACGCGCGCGGGCGTCTGGTCGGCTTTCATGAAACTCTGATCGCCTTGGCGCCTATCGTCGCGCCGCTGCTGGCCGCTTATTTTGGGATACATGGTAAGGCGATTTTTTGGATAGGTGCAGGCTTTACCCTGGCCGCCATCGTGCCGCTGTGCCTGGCCAGAAGCGCCACCATTCAGACGCACCAGCCAGGGACAGGAGTTAGCGGGACGAGCACAGGTGGGGCCAGAATGAAGGCCGCGATCGCGCAGATTTTCCGGCAGCCGCGCGACCACATCTTCAAGCAAGGCATCGTGATTGCGCTCTTGGGCGGCATGAGCGAGGCCGCGCTATCGGGCCTGTTTGCGATCTTTGCGCAAGAGCGCGGTTATGCGGTATTGCAGATCACCGATTTGCTGGCGCTGTTTGGGGTGGGCGGTTTGCTGCTGCAATACCCAGTGGGCTGGCTGACCGATCACACCAGCCTGGGTACGGCAGCCATCAGTTGCGCACTGGGAACCGTGCTGGTGGCGCTCTGCATGAGCCTGCCGCTGGCCTATCTGCCTATGCAGGTGGCGGTGTTCTTGTTGGGTGGTTTTATCACCGCTTTTCTGACCATGGCATTGATCGCCAGCACCACCACCGGTTCCGGTGATATGGCGCAAAACGTCAGCCTGCTGTCGATGCTGTACACCCTCAGCGCGGTGGCCGGCCCCTTGATCGCCGGGTTGGTGATGCAGACTAGCCATGCCGATGCCCTGATGTGGCTGATCGCGCTAGCCGCCTTGAGCATGGCCAGCATACTGGCGCTGTACGGCCGCAATAGCCGGACTAGATAG
- a CDS encoding IS30 family transposase: MEFTHLRAKQRSQIERLLASKTSVSKIATVVGVDRSTIYREIKRGKVNQKYNALASNERTLKRIAKSAANHPTKPKEIWPLVRHLLNQEWSPDEISARLRIAGSEENWSISHQTIYNWIRRTKSALNKKLRRYQLANVWKPAKSSYPAGRKSIRQRPKGALTREIAGHWEGDTIRGQSHHHCLLTLVERKSLYTKISPVLQKTAILVAAAVGKELNGLPALSLTLDNGCEFAHFKDMGLPVFFADPGRPRQRSRNENTNGLIRQYIPKRMRLKTLSRARIQHIEDRLNHRPRKTLGYKTPHEVLFNLTPNSVAFRT; encoded by the coding sequence ATGGAATTTACTCACCTCAGAGCTAAACAGCGCTCGCAAATTGAACGCCTGCTAGCGTCAAAAACCAGCGTAAGCAAGATTGCCACAGTAGTTGGAGTAGATCGTTCAACCATTTATCGCGAGATCAAGCGAGGCAAAGTAAATCAAAAATACAACGCCCTCGCGTCCAATGAAAGAACGCTTAAACGTATTGCCAAAAGCGCGGCCAATCATCCAACCAAACCGAAAGAAATCTGGCCGCTGGTGCGACATTTATTAAATCAAGAATGGTCTCCAGACGAAATCAGCGCACGTTTGCGCATTGCGGGCAGTGAAGAGAATTGGTCTATCAGTCACCAAACGATCTACAACTGGATACGGCGTACCAAGAGTGCATTGAATAAAAAATTACGTCGCTATCAGCTTGCCAACGTCTGGAAGCCCGCCAAATCTAGCTATCCGGCCGGTCGCAAGAGTATTCGACAGCGTCCCAAAGGCGCGTTGACAAGAGAGATTGCTGGTCACTGGGAAGGCGACACCATCCGCGGACAGTCACATCATCACTGCCTACTCACTTTGGTCGAACGCAAAAGCTTGTACACCAAAATCTCTCCCGTCTTGCAAAAGACGGCCATCCTTGTTGCCGCTGCGGTTGGAAAAGAACTCAATGGATTGCCCGCCCTTTCACTGACCTTAGATAATGGCTGTGAATTTGCGCACTTTAAAGACATGGGCTTACCGGTCTTCTTTGCCGATCCTGGTCGCCCTCGGCAGCGCTCCCGCAATGAAAATACCAATGGTTTGATCCGTCAATACATACCAAAAAGAATGCGTCTGAAGACACTTTCCAGGGCGCGCATTCAACACATTGAAGACCGCCTGAATCATCGCCCCAGAAAAACTTTAGGCTACAAAACGCCACATGAAGTACTATTTAATTTAACACCTAATTCCGTCGCATTTCGAACTTGA
- a CDS encoding acyltransferase family protein: MPQSSTTSTALPASASTSERLYFLDWVRIIAFFLLIFYHVGMYYVGEDWHVNSPHVIDTIKPLMLLSSPWRLSLLFLVSGVASAFMLQKHSAAKFARQRSGRLLPPLLFGMLIIVPPQTYFEVIEKLAYPGSYLDFMKLYLSGYSGFCKDGCLILPTWNHLWFVAYLWAYSLVLAVFIALRANWFSRLRAVLINQLRGWRIIVLPILYLALIRVVMLNHFPTTHALIDDWFNHANYLFFFLFGALIAPSDRFWQELVRLRWPSLLSALVAWIFLVSYYAYFNNVHPAPDWLRLMQRGIWVILEWTAILGACGFARLHLQKDHAARRYLTVAIFPVYIFHQTIIVMLAHALKPYQLAAPAEACLLIVATLILSFGGYEIVKRHALLRPLFGLGKLNSKTSL, from the coding sequence ATGCCTCAGTCTTCCACTACATCGACAGCCCTTCCCGCCAGCGCCAGCACTAGCGAGCGCCTGTATTTTTTGGATTGGGTACGTATCATCGCCTTCTTCTTACTCATTTTCTATCACGTAGGCATGTACTACGTAGGCGAAGACTGGCATGTGAATAGTCCGCATGTGATAGACACGATCAAACCGCTGATGCTGCTAAGCTCACCGTGGCGCTTGAGCCTCTTGTTTTTGGTCTCCGGTGTGGCATCCGCCTTCATGCTACAAAAACATAGTGCAGCAAAGTTTGCCCGACAAAGAAGTGGCCGCCTGTTGCCGCCCTTACTGTTTGGCATGCTGATCATCGTGCCGCCTCAAACTTATTTTGAAGTCATAGAAAAACTCGCCTATCCCGGTAGTTATTTGGATTTTATGAAGCTGTATCTGAGTGGCTACTCAGGATTTTGCAAAGATGGCTGCCTGATTTTGCCGACCTGGAATCACCTCTGGTTTGTCGCCTATCTGTGGGCCTACAGCTTAGTACTAGCTGTTTTCATCGCGCTCAGAGCCAACTGGTTTTCGCGTCTACGGGCGGTCTTGATAAATCAACTGCGAGGCTGGCGCATCATCGTGCTACCGATACTTTATCTGGCCTTGATACGCGTGGTGATGTTAAATCATTTTCCAACGACGCATGCCTTGATCGACGATTGGTTTAATCATGCCAATTACTTGTTTTTCTTCCTGTTTGGCGCCCTGATTGCGCCCTCAGATCGATTTTGGCAAGAGCTGGTGCGCTTGCGCTGGCCCAGTCTGCTGAGCGCACTCGTAGCTTGGATTTTTCTGGTCAGCTACTATGCCTATTTCAATAATGTCCATCCAGCGCCAGACTGGCTACGCCTGATGCAGCGTGGTATTTGGGTGATTTTGGAGTGGACCGCAATTTTAGGCGCTTGTGGCTTTGCTCGCCTCCATCTGCAAAAAGACCATGCGGCACGCCGCTATCTGACCGTGGCAATTTTCCCTGTGTATATTTTTCACCAGACCATCATCGTGATGTTGGCACATGCTTTAAAACCCTATCAACTAGCAGCGCCAGCAGAAGCATGCCTGCTCATCGTCGCCACCCTGATACTGAGTTTCGGCGGCTATGAGATCGTCAAACGCCATGCCTTACTGCGACCGCTGTTCGGCTTAGGCAAGCTGAACAGCAAAACATCTCTGTAG
- a CDS encoding response regulator transcription factor, translating to MPPDRDGFFAPSYDGISLATQLPEPAPLIVFVTAYDQYALQAFDANAIDYLMKPYDEARFLRALQKARERLQKPVVTADHLLCNEKGRIQVVKLSDILWVEAADNYVLLHTVNGQHMLRQTLSGILEKLGSGFVRCHRRYLVQLCSIQQFIPTQKGDAQLLMKDAARLPCSRQYRSAVLSYLKIED from the coding sequence ATGCCACCAGATCGCGATGGTTTTTTTGCCCCGAGCTATGATGGCATCAGCCTCGCCACGCAACTGCCTGAACCTGCGCCTTTGATCGTTTTCGTCACCGCCTATGATCAGTATGCGCTACAGGCTTTTGATGCCAACGCCATCGACTATCTGATGAAGCCGTATGACGAAGCGCGTTTTTTACGCGCCCTGCAAAAAGCCCGCGAGCGCTTGCAAAAACCAGTGGTAACGGCAGATCATTTACTCTGCAATGAGAAAGGTCGAATTCAGGTCGTCAAACTGAGCGATATTCTGTGGGTCGAGGCGGCCGATAATTATGTCTTGCTGCATACCGTCAACGGTCAGCACATGTTGCGCCAGACTCTGAGTGGCATATTAGAAAAACTCGGTAGCGGCTTTGTGCGATGCCATCGGCGCTATCTGGTGCAATTATGTTCGATTCAACAATTTATTCCCACCCAAAAAGGCGATGCCCAATTGCTCATGAAAGACGCTGCTCGTCTGCCCTGTAGTCGCCAGTATCGTAGCGCGGTGCTGAGCTATCTGAAAATTGAAGATTAA
- a CDS encoding LysR family transcriptional regulator has protein sequence MELRQLRYFVAIVDHGSLSRAAKVLHIVQPALSQQLQLLEDELGASLMHRSAQGMQATDAGKIFYEHAQAILKQVHDARSAVAQSTDKPSGTVALGIPQSASGALAFPLLAALREKYPDIVFQLTEELTGHLTEQLRCGRLNFAILFDDGQLGGFNSKPLAEEDMMYITRADSRFAGKRKSISLAKALQSPLILPSLQHGVRPRIESKVRQAGLQMGEVIDITSIAILKSAIMADMGATILPVSPFLAEIERGEMRALPISGVSLSRTVVLCSSKNIPLTNAALAVQKLVLEVTHDLCASGRWLGAQSLL, from the coding sequence ATGGAACTCCGCCAACTCCGCTATTTTGTCGCGATTGTCGATCATGGCTCGCTGTCGCGCGCAGCCAAGGTCTTGCATATCGTCCAGCCCGCGCTTAGCCAGCAATTGCAGTTATTGGAAGACGAGTTAGGCGCGAGCCTGATGCACAGGTCGGCACAAGGCATGCAGGCCACTGATGCCGGGAAAATTTTCTATGAGCATGCGCAGGCGATACTTAAGCAAGTCCATGACGCCAGATCGGCGGTGGCGCAATCGACCGATAAACCCAGTGGCACCGTGGCACTGGGAATACCGCAGAGCGCCTCGGGCGCTTTGGCGTTTCCTTTGCTCGCTGCACTCAGGGAAAAATATCCGGATATCGTGTTTCAGCTCACCGAGGAATTAACCGGACATCTGACCGAGCAATTACGCTGCGGTAGACTCAACTTCGCGATACTGTTTGACGATGGCCAGCTTGGCGGCTTCAATAGCAAGCCCCTGGCGGAAGAGGACATGATGTATATCACGCGCGCCGATTCCCGATTCGCCGGTAAAAGGAAAAGCATCTCGCTGGCCAAGGCACTGCAATCGCCATTGATTTTGCCTAGCCTCCAGCATGGCGTCAGGCCGCGTATAGAAAGCAAAGTACGCCAGGCCGGTTTGCAGATGGGCGAGGTGATAGACATTACCTCGATCGCGATACTCAAGTCGGCCATCATGGCTGATATGGGGGCAACCATTTTGCCGGTGTCGCCGTTTCTGGCCGAAATCGAGCGCGGTGAAATGCGTGCCTTGCCGATTTCCGGGGTATCGCTGTCACGCACCGTGGTGCTGTGTTCGTCCAAAAATATTCCGCTGACCAATGCCGCGCTGGCGGTACAAAAACTGGTGCTGGAGGTCACGCATGACTTGTGCGCAAGCGGTCGCTGGCTGGGGGCGCAGAGTTTGCTATGA
- a CDS encoding Lrp/AsnC family transcriptional regulator — MKLDLDLMDAKILDILQADARVTLTEIGRRIHLSQPAVAERVKRMEAAKVITGYHARVNPEALGYNITAFVRIAGRTEYQAVAAMAEKMPEVIECHSITGDDCSIVKVVVPSVRELERILVDLTRCGATSTSLILSSTLERRSLKPVTE; from the coding sequence ATGAAATTAGATTTAGACCTGATGGATGCAAAAATCCTCGATATTTTGCAAGCCGATGCCCGCGTTACCTTGACCGAAATAGGTAGGCGCATTCACCTGAGCCAACCGGCGGTGGCCGAACGTGTCAAGCGCATGGAGGCGGCCAAGGTGATTACCGGCTATCACGCCAGGGTCAATCCTGAGGCGCTCGGTTACAACATCACGGCTTTTGTGCGGATCGCCGGTCGTACTGAATATCAGGCGGTGGCGGCGATGGCGGAAAAAATGCCGGAAGTTATAGAGTGTCATTCGATTACCGGTGACGACTGCAGTATCGTCAAGGTGGTGGTGCCGTCGGTGCGCGAACTGGAGCGCATCCTGGTTGATCTGACACGCTGCGGTGCCACTTCGACCTCGTTGATCTTGTCATCGACGCTGGAGCGTCGTTCGCTCAAGCCGGTGACCGAATAA
- the yedA gene encoding drug/metabolite exporter YedA, with protein sequence MRTLPRTLPRNVLLALLTVYIVWGSTYFAIKLALQSFPPFLLMGTRFLVAGSLLFAWLKWRGTANPTRLQWRDAGIVGMMLLGGGMGLTAVGQQYVSSGMTAVFVACSPMIMSLCAGMFGVWPNKREWLGILSGFGGAVLLSGTGELSAQPIGMLALLGAVICWDLGSVLSQKKMHLAPGAMGFASEMLLGGAFLCLIGLVKGESFSAPITLSAFFAWSYLVVAGSLLAFTAYMYLLSKVTPALASSYAYVNPVIAVALGVLLAGEQLEPRAMLAMAIILSSVVLITLARKPSKNS encoded by the coding sequence ATGCGCACTCTTCCCCGCACCCTTCCCAGGAACGTACTGCTCGCCCTATTGACCGTGTATATCGTCTGGGGCTCAACCTATTTTGCTATAAAACTGGCCTTGCAATCGTTCCCGCCATTTTTACTGATGGGCACGCGTTTCCTGGTGGCAGGATCGCTGTTGTTTGCCTGGCTGAAATGGCGCGGCACCGCCAACCCTACCCGCTTGCAATGGCGTGATGCCGGCATCGTCGGCATGATGTTACTCGGTGGTGGCATGGGCTTGACCGCCGTCGGCCAGCAATATGTCTCGTCCGGCATGACGGCGGTGTTTGTCGCCTGCTCTCCGATGATCATGTCGCTATGCGCCGGCATGTTTGGGGTCTGGCCGAATAAGCGTGAATGGCTGGGCATCCTGAGCGGCTTTGGTGGCGCGGTCTTGCTAAGCGGTACCGGTGAGTTATCGGCACAACCGATAGGCATGCTCGCCCTGCTGGGCGCGGTCATTTGCTGGGATCTGGGTTCGGTGCTGTCGCAAAAGAAAATGCATCTGGCGCCGGGAGCGATGGGCTTTGCCAGCGAAATGCTTTTGGGCGGCGCTTTCTTATGCCTCATCGGTTTGGTCAAGGGAGAAAGTTTTAGCGCCCCCATCACACTGTCCGCTTTTTTTGCCTGGTCGTATCTGGTAGTGGCTGGCTCACTACTGGCATTCACTGCGTATATGTATCTGCTCTCGAAAGTAACACCGGCACTGGCATCAAGCTATGCCTATGTCAATCCTGTGATAGCCGTAGCGCTTGGGGTGTTGCTGGCGGGCGAACAGCTAGAACCGCGCGCAATGCTGGCGATGGCGATTATTTTGAGTAGCGTGGTACTGATCACGCTGGCGCGCAAACCGTCAAAAAATTCATAA
- a CDS encoding LysE family translocator, which translates to MSWEAYLIFVVTTGVICLTPGPAALLIVAQGMSNGMRRSYWAIAGIALTNALYFALSATGIAALIVASNNLFSIIKWVGVAYLLYLGMSTLLSKGSAFSVSSDKSLAVSGWPAFWNAVIVELSNPKALLYFVALLPQFIDPAQPLGKQMLIYGASCLALDGLTYSLYAWLGSKTQKFTANAKFVKASNRASGGLLMLAGLLMAGVKRVAH; encoded by the coding sequence ATGAGCTGGGAAGCCTATTTAATTTTTGTCGTCACTACCGGCGTAATTTGCCTGACCCCCGGCCCTGCCGCGCTACTCATCGTGGCGCAAGGCATGTCCAACGGCATGCGTCGCTCATACTGGGCGATTGCCGGGATTGCGCTGACCAATGCCTTGTATTTCGCTTTATCGGCGACCGGCATCGCAGCCCTGATCGTGGCCAGCAATAACCTGTTTTCCATCATCAAGTGGGTGGGCGTGGCTTACCTGCTGTACCTGGGCATGAGCACCTTGCTCAGTAAGGGTAGTGCCTTCTCGGTCAGCAGTGACAAGAGTCTGGCGGTCAGCGGATGGCCGGCGTTTTGGAATGCGGTCATCGTCGAGCTCTCCAACCCCAAGGCTTTGCTGTATTTTGTCGCGCTCTTACCGCAATTTATCGACCCGGCTCAACCGCTAGGCAAGCAAATGTTGATTTATGGCGCCAGTTGCCTGGCCTTGGACGGACTCACATATAGCCTGTATGCCTGGTTGGGCAGCAAAACCCAGAAATTTACCGCTAACGCGAAATTCGTTAAGGCCAGCAACCGCGCTTCCGGCGGCTTATTAATGCTAGCCGGTCTGTTGATGGCGGGAGTGAAGCGGGTTGCCCATTAA
- a CDS encoding GGDEF domain-containing protein, translated as MESIIKHLVEITGHRDHELLNISVISALRELMQAEQARVLDILVAGPQIYVKPRISFEGGKLLVADEYQTVAGNGEAIANFPDLAKGIAQHQSVIETLDDDGKRTIWLPIWISDKLNTCLEIVNPAVYNKNTREVMNGILIVYRNFQNLLDYSERDSLTGLLNRKTFDDNFSKILRTTVTKKPIEETDRSDPERRLEASEKQHWLAVLDIDHFKRVNDKFGHLYGDEVLILIANLLRSSFRPADKLFRFGGEEFVILLRSTSEQDAHQIFDRFRENVEQYDFPQVGKVTVSIGFAHTNPFEPAVGIIGRADQALYFAKTNGRNQTCYYEDLIESGDLKLEHSNDDVEFF; from the coding sequence ATGGAATCAATCATTAAGCACTTGGTAGAAATTACCGGACATCGTGATCACGAACTGCTGAACATTTCGGTTATTTCCGCCCTGCGCGAGTTAATGCAGGCAGAGCAGGCGCGGGTTCTCGATATTCTCGTTGCAGGCCCGCAAATTTATGTAAAACCAAGAATTTCTTTTGAAGGCGGCAAGCTGCTGGTCGCCGATGAATATCAGACGGTTGCCGGCAATGGCGAGGCGATTGCCAATTTTCCGGACCTGGCAAAAGGAATTGCCCAGCATCAGAGCGTGATTGAAACGCTAGATGACGATGGTAAGCGAACCATCTGGTTACCTATCTGGATCAGCGATAAGCTTAATACCTGTCTGGAAATCGTTAATCCCGCTGTGTATAACAAAAATACCCGGGAAGTCATGAACGGTATTTTGATTGTCTATCGCAATTTCCAGAATCTGCTTGATTACAGCGAACGTGATTCCCTGACCGGTTTGCTGAACCGGAAAACGTTTGATGATAATTTTTCCAAAATATTACGTACAACTGTCACCAAAAAGCCCATCGAGGAAACCGATAGGAGTGATCCGGAACGTCGTCTTGAAGCGTCCGAGAAGCAGCATTGGCTTGCGGTATTGGATATCGATCACTTCAAACGGGTCAATGATAAATTCGGCCATTTGTATGGGGATGAGGTATTGATCTTGATCGCTAACCTGTTGCGTTCCTCATTTCGTCCGGCTGACAAATTGTTTCGTTTTGGCGGCGAAGAGTTTGTGATCCTGTTGCGCTCGACATCGGAGCAAGACGCGCACCAGATATTTGACCGTTTCCGTGAAAATGTAGAGCAATACGATTTCCCTCAGGTAGGCAAGGTCACTGTCAGCATAGGTTTTGCCCACACCAATCCTTTTGAGCCTGCCGTTGGCATCATAGGGCGGGCGGATCAGGCTCTGTATTTTGCCAAAACCAATGGCAGAAACCAGACTTGTTATTATGAAGATTTGATCGAAAGCGGTGATTTGAAGCTTGAACATTCCAACGATGACGTTGAGTTTTTTTAG
- a CDS encoding OmpW family protein, translated as MKKIALALSLAALCVAANQAAAQQSPWQVRARVVNINTANGSDPVAGTGAADRITVSDKTIPEIDISYYFTPNVSAELILTYPQKHDVMLDGAKIGTFKHLPPTLTAKYHFTPDAKFSPYLGAGLNYTRISNVELANNIDLSRNSFGFAVQAGIDYKLDKNWSLNLDIKKVQIRSDVTVAGAKISAVQVDPWLFGVGVGYRF; from the coding sequence ATGAAAAAAATTGCCTTAGCCCTCTCTTTAGCCGCTCTTTGTGTCGCCGCAAATCAAGCCGCAGCGCAACAAAGCCCATGGCAAGTCCGCGCTCGCGTTGTTAATATCAATACTGCCAACGGATCTGATCCGGTTGCCGGTACTGGCGCAGCAGATCGCATTACTGTTAGCGACAAGACGATTCCTGAAATCGATATTTCTTACTACTTCACGCCTAACGTGTCGGCAGAACTGATACTGACTTACCCGCAAAAGCATGATGTTATGTTGGATGGCGCCAAAATCGGCACATTCAAGCATTTGCCACCAACTTTGACGGCAAAATACCATTTCACGCCAGACGCGAAATTTAGCCCTTACCTCGGTGCTGGTCTCAATTACACGCGTATTTCCAATGTAGAACTGGCGAATAATATTGACCTGAGCCGGAATAGTTTTGGTTTCGCAGTTCAGGCTGGTATTGATTATAAACTGGATAAAAACTGGTCCCTGAATCTGGACATCAAGAAAGTACAGATCCGCAGCGATGTCACTGTTGCTGGCGCCAAGATTAGTGCTGTTCAAGTTGATCCATGGTTGTTCGGCGTGGGTGTAGGCTATCGCTTCTAA